One Candidatus Krumholzibacteriia bacterium genomic window, GTTCAACAGCACTACCACCACCGCAAACGGCGCAACCCGTCGCAGACTCGCGGCGCTGGTGGAAAGATCACCCGTCACCACCACGTGCCACGCGCACACGAAGCCCAGCAGACCCAGCATCGACACCGCGCCGTGCACGGTGACCAGGGCCGCCGTCACCAAAGCGAAGACCGCGAGCAGCACGGCCCGCGAATCGCGGGGACGAATGGCCGCGGTGTCGCCACGGGTGGGAATGGAAGCAACGTCGGTCACGATGCGCCGAGGATACATCTACGGCGGCGCGGGCACAACTCGCGGGCTTCGGCGACGTTCTTATCATTGACAGGAAACGCCCGGGGATGAAAGCATCGCCGCCATGAATACAACAACTGTCCGATGCGCGCTGTTGGCGCTGGCCGCCGCGGCCGCGCTTTCCGGCCCGGCTGGCTCGTCACACGCCGCCGCCGGCCGCTACTCGCCGCTGCTCGCCACCGCCGCCGGCCAGGACACGCTGCGCAACCTTGCCCTGTGGGAGGATCAGCGCGTCACCGACAACGGCCGCATCTTCGAGTATATCAGGGAAGGCTCCCCCCTGGTGCGCCGTCGTGCGCTGGAGGTCGTGGGCCGCATGCAGGAGCCGGAGGACGCGTCGCGGGTGATTCCCTCGCTGAAGGATCCCAACCGCGAGGTATTCCGCGAGGCGGTGTTCGCCCTGGGACAGATCGGAAACCGCGATGCGGTGAAGCCGCTGCTCGAGGCACGCGCCGGCCGCAACGCCGAGGATGCGATGCTGATCGCCGACGCGCTCGGCAAGCTGGGCGGGGACGGCGTGGTGGAGGCCCTGGGAGACATGCTGCGCGACTTCAACGCGCCGGTGCGTGGCGCCGCGGCGCTCGCGCTCGCGCGCGTTCCCGGCGAGGCGGCCGCGGGCGTGCTGCTGCTGTCCATACACGACCCCGACGCCACGGTGAGATGGCGCGTGGCCTACGCCCTGGAGAAGCAGCCGGTGTTGCCGCGCTCATGCCAGTCGCTGGAGGAGTGCCTCGAGGCCGACGAACCGCTGGTACGCGCGTTTGCAGCGCGCGCCCTCGGCAAGCTCGAATGCCATGGCGCAACCAGGGCGCTGATCAACGTGCTCGACGACGGCGATCTGCGCGTCGCCGTCAACGCGGCACGCGCGCTGGGGGTCCTGAAATCGCGCGAGGCGGTGGATCCCCTGTCGGCGCTGCTGATGACGCACAAATCGCTGGATGTTCGCGCCACCGCTGCGGAGTCGTTGGAGAAGATCGGTGAGAAGGCGGCCAAGGACGCGCTCATGCAGGGCCTGCTGGACACCAGTGTGCTGGTGCGATGCAACAGCGTACGAGCGCTGGC contains:
- a CDS encoding HEAT repeat domain-containing protein; its protein translation is MNTTTVRCALLALAAAAALSGPAGSSHAAAGRYSPLLATAAGQDTLRNLALWEDQRVTDNGRIFEYIREGSPLVRRRALEVVGRMQEPEDASRVIPSLKDPNREVFREAVFALGQIGNRDAVKPLLEARAGRNAEDAMLIADALGKLGGDGVVEALGDMLRDFNAPVRGAAALALARVPGEAAAGVLLLSIHDPDATVRWRVAYALEKQPVLPRSCQSLEECLEADEPLVRAFAARALGKLECHGATRALINVLDDGDLRVAVNAARALGVLKSREAVDPLSALLMTHKSLDVRATAAESLEKIGEKAAKDALMQGLLDTSVLVRCNSVRALAACLGEKSEMFIDEARRDGSRLVRAAAIECYGTAGLKKRAADLNHIATADKDPMMRAAAVSALGMLKDPAVLPMLPPHLSDPDFTVATTAVTAIGEQDYRAGVSALIEAYYAPRGREFTDVQLEIVTVLGAMKALAAESLLVDATTHEDYRVRDAATAALEAMGFPQAEAPSARSLRERGYDRSRRKQLAPPTGLRRAVIATSRGEIEVELFGDDAIQTVANFVELARKGFYKDLTIHRVVPNFVVQGGDPRGDGAGDAGYTVPAEVSHHQYGEGYLGIADAGKDTGSCQWFITYSPQPHLSGRYTIFGRVTKGLDLLWKIDRGDSFDVQVLD